In Aquimarina spinulae, a single window of DNA contains:
- a CDS encoding DUF3817 domain-containing protein — MISSFRLISYLEGISYLLILFVTMPLKYIFESPEPNKIIGMAHGFLFLIYIVFAFLVKPEKQWNTKTLMIVLVCSIIPFGTFWMDRKYLKKTE; from the coding sequence ATGATTTCAAGCTTTAGACTAATTAGCTATCTTGAGGGTATTTCATACCTACTCATTCTCTTTGTAACCATGCCTTTAAAATATATTTTCGAATCTCCGGAGCCTAATAAAATAATAGGGATGGCTCATGGGTTTCTTTTTCTAATTTATATTGTATTTGCATTTCTTGTGAAACCAGAAAAACAATGGAACACCAAAACACTTATGATTGTTTTAGTTTGTTCTATTATCCCTTTTGGAACTTTTTGGATGGATCGAAAATACCTAAAGAAGACTGAGTAA